A single Pseudochaenichthys georgianus chromosome 10, fPseGeo1.2, whole genome shotgun sequence DNA region contains:
- the LOC139434539 gene encoding protocadherin gamma-A11-like, with protein sequence MMELRLSYFVFFLLLKHVNGDVSYSFEEEMKRGSVIGNIAKDLNLESSKLSTRNIRIDATGNRKRYCDINLSNGDVIVADRIDREELCGEKLSCVIKRDIVLENPLELHLLSLHVQDINDNSPQFKEESINIEIQESADRGARFVLEEAHDADVGQNSVQQYSLKKNDNFILSVDGNSIELVLEKELDREKQQGINLLLTALDAGSPQRSGTVVIHVTVLDANDNAPVFSQAVYKASLPENSPVDTVVVTVSATDADEGVNGDVTYEFGHVTEDVKRVFSIDRKIGEIKVNGAIDFEAAMTYDLRIKAKDGLGLSSYTKVTVAVRDVNDNTPIIYVKSLTNPVPENMSPGSEVGIINVQDADSENNQQVRCSIRNNAPFKLVPSIKNYYSLVTTGQLDRELVSDYNITITATDEGSPPLSSSKTVQLSVADINDNPPVFEEQSYSAHVTENNKPGSTLCSVTARDPDWRQNGTVIYSLLPSEVNGAPVSSYLSVNGDTGVIHAVRSFDYEQFRSFKVHVMARDNGSPPLSSNVTVSVFISDVNDNSPQILYPAPEGNSFMTELVPKAAHGGSLVSKVIAVDADSGQNAWLSYHIVKSTDPGLFTIGLHSGEIRTQRDISESDSMKQNFVVSVKDNGQPSLSATCSMYLLISDNLAEVPELKDISYDEKNSKLTSYLIIALVSVSTFFLTFIIIILGVRFCRRRKPRLLFDGAVAIPSAYLPPNYADVDGTGTLRSAYNYDAYLTTGSRTSDFKFVSSSNDNTLPADQTLRKSPSDFAEVFGDCDSSPEVGTPPI encoded by the coding sequence ATGATGGAGCTCAGACTGAGCTACTTCGTTTTTTTTCTATTGTTGAAACACGTGAATGGGGACGTGAGCTATTCCTTTGAAGAGGAAATGAAGCGTGGATCCGTTATTGGGAATATAGCGAAGGATCTTAACCTGGAATCGAGTAAATTGTCTACTAGGAATATCCGCATTGATGCCACAGGAAACCGCAAACGTTATTGTGACATCAATCTCAGCAACGGAGATGTAATTGTTGCCGACAGGATCGACCGGGAGGAGCTTTGTGGAGAAAAGCTGTCGTGTGTAATAAAACGCGATATTGTTTTGGAGAATCCCCTGGAACTGCATCTGCTCAGTCTACACGTTCAAGACATTAATGATAACTCGCCACAATTTAAAGAAGAATCAATAAATATAGAAATCCAAGAGTCGGCAGACAGGGGGGCTCGTTTTGTGCTAGAGGAGGCGCACGATGCGGATGTAGGGCAGAATTCAGTTCAGCAGTACAGCCTCAAAAAGAATGATAATTTCATTTTGTCTGTTGATGGAAACTCAATAGAGCTTGTTCTTGAAAAGGAACTAGATCGTGAAAAACAACAAGGGATCAATTTGCTCCTCACAGCTTTAGATGCAGGCTCTCCTCAGAGATCAGGTACTGTAGTTATACACGTCACTGTGctggatgctaatgataacgccCCAGTGTTTAGCCAGGCCGTCTATAAAGCCAGTCTGCCTGAAAACTCTCCTGTAGACACTGTAGTTGTCACAGTGAGCGCTACTGATGCAGACGAGGGAGTCAACGGAGATGTGACGTATGAATTTGGACACGTGACTGAAGATGTAAAGAGAGTTTTTAGTATTGACCGTAAAATCGGAGAAATAAAAGTGAACGGTGCAATTGACTTTGAGGCTGCGATGACATATGATTTGCGCATTAAAGCAAAGGATGGATTGGGATTGTCGTCTTATACAAAGGTAACAGTTGCCGTCAGAGATGTTAATGACAACACACCTATAATCTATGTGAAATCCCTGACAAATCCAGTCCCTGAGAACATGTCACCTGGTTCAGAGGTGGGCATCATTAACGTGCAGGATGCAGATTCGGAAAATAACCAACAGGTCCGCTGCTCCATTCGGAATAATGCCCCTTTTAAGTTGGTTCCCTCTATTAAAAACTATTATTCTCTGGTGACCACAGGACAACTGGACCGTGAACTAGTGTCTGATTACAACATTACCATCACTGCCACTGACGAGGGCTCtccccctctgtcctcctctaaAACTGTTCAGTTATCTGTAGCAGACATCAACGACAACCCACCTGTGTTTGAGGAGCAGTCCTACAGCGCACATGTGACTGAAAACAACAAACCTGGCTCCACTTTATGTTCCGTTACTGCTCGAGACCCCGACTGGAGACAAAACGGTACCGTGATTTATTCTCTGTTACCCAGTGAGGTGAACGGTGCCCCGGTGTCCTCCTATCTGTCTGTTAACGGAGACACGGGGGTGATCCACGCTGTGAGATCGTTTGATTATGAACAGTTCAGGAGTTTTAAAGTGCACGTGATGGCCAGAGACAACGGTTCTCCTCCGCTCAGCAGCAACGTGACCGTCAGTGTGTTCATATCGGATGTGAATGACAACTCTCCTCAGATACTGTACCCCGCCCCGGAGGGCAACTCCTTCATGACCGAGCTGGTCCCCAAAGCTGCACACGGAGGCTCTCTGGTGTCCAAAGTGATCGCGGTGGACGCGGACTCCGGACAGAACGCCTGGCTGTCCTATCATATAGTCAAATCCACTGATCCGGGACTTTTCACTATTGGTCTCCACAGCGGAGAGATCAGGACACAGCGGGACATTTCTGAGTCTGACAGCATGAAACAGAACTTTGTTGTGTCAGTGAAAGATAACGGACAGCCCTCTCTCTCTGCCACCTGCTCCATGTATTTACTTATCTCTGATAACTTGGCTGAGGTGCCAGAACTGAAGGATATTTCTTACGATGAGAAGAACTCCAAACTGACCTCTTATCTGATCATCGCGCTGGTGTCCGTGTCCACCTTTTTCCTcaccttcatcatcatcatcctgggTGTGAGGTTTTGTCGCAGGAGAAAGCCCAGACTGTTGTTTGATGGAGCAGTCGCCATCCCCAGCGCTTATCTCCCTCCTAATTACGCAGATGTTGACGGAACAGGAACTTTACGCAGCGCTTACAATTATGACGCCTATCTGACAACAGGTTCCAGAACCAGTGACTTTAAGTTCGTGTCATCTTCCAATGACAacacactgcctgctgaccagactctgaggaaaagcCCTTCAGACTTTGCTGAAGTGTTTGGAGACTGTGATTCTTCTCCTGAGGTAGGGACACCACCCATATAA